A single region of the Microlunatus panaciterrae genome encodes:
- the recN gene encoding DNA repair protein RecN, with the protein MISELRIADLGVIDDAILTLDPGLTVVTGETGAGKTMIVSGIGLLLGERADPRSVRSGAERARVEGLFMLTDPVLQGRIEDAGGQVEDGELLIARQITAAGRSRAWVGGAQVPAAVCADIASDLVTVYGQSEQIALGREERQRSILDRFVGAPLLSLLTEYRQLYVERRALVAELEQLRSDAQTRAREVDLIQFGLDEIERVAPQPGEDVALAAEAHRLQSMDDLRNAAQLAMMALAGDDSDASGATALGALGSLAVARKAVEEAAEQDVQAGELATRSAELGYLLADLTSDVARYLETLEAEPGRLEQIAERRSVLATLTRKYGDSCDEVLEWARTSAQRMAGLESSDARIVELQDRVKLLDGQLNELAGRITDQRVKGAADLGEAVKSELSALAMPHARLLFDITRAAELGPHGADVIELLFSANPGSEPRSLAKVASGGELSRVRLALEVILAGDSVGGTFVFDEVDAGVGGKVAVEIGKRLATLARRAQVIVVTHLAQVAAFADRHFVVVKADDGQVTTSGVAEVQDADRAEELARMMAGLETTSHALAHAEELVQVAESHRRSTRSEKTPSMKQQTAQRLTTTTRA; encoded by the coding sequence ATGATCTCGGAGCTGCGGATTGCCGACCTCGGCGTGATCGACGACGCGATACTCACGCTGGATCCGGGGCTGACGGTCGTCACCGGGGAGACCGGTGCCGGCAAGACCATGATCGTGTCCGGCATCGGCCTGCTGCTGGGTGAACGGGCCGACCCTCGGTCCGTCCGCAGTGGAGCGGAGCGCGCCCGGGTCGAAGGGCTCTTCATGCTGACCGACCCGGTGCTGCAGGGGCGGATCGAGGACGCCGGCGGCCAGGTCGAGGACGGTGAGCTGCTGATCGCCAGGCAGATCACGGCCGCCGGCCGTTCCCGGGCCTGGGTCGGTGGCGCCCAGGTGCCCGCCGCCGTCTGCGCGGACATCGCCTCCGATCTGGTGACGGTGTACGGGCAGTCCGAGCAGATCGCGCTCGGCCGCGAGGAGAGGCAGCGCAGCATCCTGGACAGGTTCGTGGGAGCACCGCTGCTGTCGCTCCTGACCGAGTACCGCCAGCTCTACGTGGAGCGGCGTGCGCTGGTCGCCGAGCTGGAGCAGCTCCGTTCCGATGCGCAGACCAGGGCCCGCGAGGTCGACCTGATCCAGTTCGGGCTGGACGAGATCGAGCGCGTTGCGCCCCAGCCGGGCGAGGATGTGGCGCTGGCCGCCGAGGCCCACCGGCTGCAGTCGATGGACGACCTCCGCAACGCCGCCCAGCTGGCGATGATGGCACTGGCCGGTGACGACTCCGACGCCTCCGGTGCGACCGCCCTGGGGGCGCTCGGCTCGCTAGCCGTCGCGCGAAAGGCGGTCGAGGAGGCTGCCGAGCAGGATGTGCAGGCCGGTGAGCTGGCCACCCGGTCCGCCGAGCTGGGCTATCTGCTGGCCGATCTGACCAGTGACGTCGCGCGCTATCTGGAGACCCTGGAAGCCGAGCCCGGACGGCTCGAGCAGATCGCGGAACGACGCTCGGTGCTGGCCACGCTGACCCGCAAGTACGGCGACAGCTGCGATGAGGTGCTCGAGTGGGCTCGGACGTCGGCACAGCGGATGGCCGGGCTGGAGTCCAGCGACGCGCGCATCGTCGAGCTGCAGGACCGGGTGAAGCTGCTCGACGGTCAGCTCAACGAGCTGGCCGGGCGGATCACCGATCAGAGGGTCAAGGGGGCCGCCGACCTCGGGGAGGCGGTCAAGAGCGAGCTGTCGGCGTTGGCGATGCCGCACGCCCGGCTGCTGTTCGACATCACCCGGGCGGCCGAGCTGGGCCCGCATGGGGCTGATGTGATCGAGCTTCTGTTCAGTGCGAACCCGGGGTCCGAGCCACGCAGCCTGGCCAAGGTCGCCTCCGGCGGAGAGCTGTCGCGGGTCAGGCTGGCCCTCGAGGTGATCCTCGCCGGAGACTCCGTCGGCGGCACCTTCGTCTTCGACGAGGTCGACGCGGGCGTCGGCGGCAAGGTGGCGGTCGAGATCGGCAAGAGGCTCGCCACCCTGGCGCGCCGGGCCCAGGTCATCGTCGTCACCCACCTCGCGCAGGTCGCTGCCTTCGCCGACCGGCACTTCGTCGTGGTCAAGGCCGACGACGGCCAGGTCACCACCAGCGGCGTGGCCGAGGTGCAGGATGCCGACCGGGCCGAGGAGCTGGCCCGGATGATGGCCGGGCTGGAGACGACGTCCCACGCTCTGGCCCACGCGGAGGAACTGGTCCAGGTGGCCGAGAGCCACCGGCGGTCGACCCGATCCGAGAAGACCCCGAGCATGAAGCAGCAGACCGCGCAGCGGCTGACGACGACGACGCGGGCCTGA
- a CDS encoding TlyA family RNA methyltransferase: MPGWHTSTRCCTEPSIPTADGTTRLDRALLDRDLARSRNQARSMIISGQVSINGRPARRVAEPVRAEDRLEVSDDDASSRGYVSRAALKLLGALDDLELRVCGRALDAGASTGGFTQVLLERGCDEVVAVDVGHGQLDDRIRGDSRVVVWERTNLRDLTLHHVDHRQVDLVVADVSFISLTLLVRPLTSVLSPAGSLLLMVKPQFEVGRDRLGKGGVVRSEQLHRDAVAQVVAAAEEVGWHPQAVVRSRLPGPAGNVEFFVLFRRAEPRCRVDIGSVTGAAYAVAGDRTT, encoded by the coding sequence ATGCCCGGCTGGCACACGTCCACGAGGTGCTGCACGGAGCCCTCCATCCCGACCGCTGACGGCACCACCCGCCTGGACCGGGCGCTGCTCGACCGCGACCTGGCCAGGTCGCGCAACCAGGCCCGGAGCATGATCATCTCCGGCCAGGTCAGCATCAACGGGCGACCGGCTCGCCGGGTCGCCGAGCCGGTCCGGGCGGAGGACCGGCTGGAGGTCAGCGATGACGACGCTTCGTCCCGCGGCTATGTGTCGCGGGCAGCCCTGAAGCTGCTGGGCGCACTGGACGACCTGGAGCTGAGGGTGTGCGGCCGGGCGCTCGACGCCGGAGCCTCGACCGGCGGATTCACCCAGGTGCTGCTGGAGCGGGGCTGCGACGAGGTCGTCGCCGTCGACGTCGGGCACGGTCAGCTGGACGACCGGATCAGGGGCGACTCTCGGGTCGTGGTCTGGGAGCGTACCAACCTGCGCGACCTGACGCTGCATCATGTCGACCATCGACAGGTGGACCTGGTGGTGGCCGACGTCTCGTTCATCTCCCTGACGTTGCTGGTACGTCCGCTCACCTCGGTGCTCTCACCCGCGGGGTCACTGCTGCTGATGGTCAAGCCACAGTTCGAGGTGGGCCGCGACCGGCTCGGCAAGGGTGGTGTGGTGCGCTCCGAGCAGCTCCACCGCGACGCCGTGGCTCAGGTGGTCGCCGCAGCCGAGGAGGTCGGCTGGCATCCGCAGGCGGTGGTCCGCAGCCGGCTGCCCGGCCCGGCCGGCAACGTCGAGTTCTTCGTGTTGTTCCGGCGTGCCGAGCCGCGATGTCGCGTCGACATCGGATCGGTCACCGGAGCCGCCTATGCTGTGGCAGGTGACCGGACAACCTGA
- a CDS encoding NAD kinase produces MWQVTGQPEQTRPGRCVAVLTHTGRPEAVKAAARLVSGLSAAGIESAMPAEDLEIMQSQIGDARVVPLMPNGVGGHHVDGCELVVVLGGDGTILRAADWVIDTEVALLGVNLGHVGFLAEAESSEIDSIVDHVIDRSYTVEERFTIDVNICDENNDVVWSSFAVNEVSIEKAARERMLEIVVDIDGRPLSRWSCDGVLVSTPTGSTAYAFSAGGPVIWPDVEALLLVPLSAHALFARPLVLSPYSRVLIELVDSAQTEGVVWCDGRRYTTLRGGMEVAVTQGARRLRLARLSRAPFTDRLVNKFGLRSEGWRGAAEQRHASE; encoded by the coding sequence CTGTGGCAGGTGACCGGACAACCTGAGCAGACGCGGCCGGGGCGCTGCGTGGCCGTGCTGACCCACACCGGTCGGCCGGAGGCGGTGAAGGCAGCCGCCAGGCTGGTGTCCGGGCTGAGCGCCGCCGGGATCGAGTCGGCGATGCCGGCCGAGGATCTCGAGATCATGCAGAGCCAGATCGGCGACGCCCGGGTGGTGCCGCTGATGCCCAACGGCGTGGGCGGACACCACGTCGACGGGTGCGAGCTGGTGGTCGTACTCGGGGGAGACGGCACCATCCTGAGGGCGGCAGACTGGGTGATCGACACCGAGGTCGCGCTGCTGGGCGTCAACCTCGGCCATGTCGGGTTCCTGGCGGAGGCTGAGTCGTCGGAGATCGACAGCATCGTCGACCATGTGATCGACCGGTCGTACACGGTGGAGGAGCGCTTCACCATCGACGTCAACATCTGCGACGAGAACAACGACGTGGTCTGGTCGTCGTTCGCCGTCAACGAGGTCTCGATCGAGAAGGCCGCCCGCGAGCGGATGCTGGAGATCGTCGTCGACATCGACGGCCGACCGTTGTCCCGGTGGAGCTGCGACGGGGTGCTGGTGTCCACCCCGACCGGATCCACCGCCTACGCCTTCTCCGCCGGCGGGCCGGTGATCTGGCCCGATGTCGAGGCGTTGCTGCTCGTTCCGCTCAGTGCGCACGCCCTGTTCGCCCGGCCGCTGGTGCTCAGCCCGTACTCCCGGGTGCTGATCGAGTTGGTCGACTCGGCCCAGACCGAGGGTGTGGTCTGGTGCGACGGGCGCCGCTACACCACCCTGCGCGGAGGCATGGAGGTCGCTGTCACGCAGGGGGCCCGGCGACTGCGGTTGGCCCGGTTGTCCAGAGCACCATTCACTGACCGGCTGGTCAACAAGTTCGGCCTCCGGTCGGAGGGCTGGCGTGGTGCGGCCGAGCAGCGGCACGCGTCGGAGTGA